One Triplophysa rosa linkage group LG9, Trosa_1v2, whole genome shotgun sequence genomic window carries:
- the pgam1a gene encoding phosphoglycerate mutase 1a, with protein MAAYKIVLIRHGESCWNQENRFCGWFDADLSETGAQEAKRGGQALKDAGFEFDICYTSVLKRAIRTLWIVLDSIDQMWLPVHRTWRLNERHYGGLTGLNKAETAARHGEAQVKIWRRSYDIPPPVMDADHDFYSVISKDRRYSDLTEDQLPSCESLKDTIARALPFWNEEIVPQIKEGKRVLIAAHGNSLRGIVKHLEGMSEEAIMELNLPTGIPILYELDKNLKPIKPMQFLGDEETVRKAMEAVAAQGKAKK; from the exons ATGGCTGCTTATAAGATTGTTCTCATTCGCCATGGCGAGAGCTGCTGGAACCAAGAGAATCGCTTCTGTGGATGGTTCGACGCAGACCTGAGCGAGACAGGGGCTCAGGAGGCAAAGAGAGGCGGTCAAGCTTTAAAAG ATGCAGGCTTCGAGTTTGACATTTGCTACACGTCGGTGCTGAAGAGAGCCATCCGGACGCTATGGATCGTCCTGGACAGCATCGATCAGATGTGGCTGCCTGTACACAGGACCTGGCGGTTGAATGAACGCCATTATGGTGGTCTCACTGGTTTAAACAAGGCCGAGACCGCTGCCAGGCATGGTGAAGCCCAGGTTAAGATTTGGAGGCGCTCCTATGACATCCCACCGCCAGTCATGGATGCAGATCATGACTTTTACAGCGTCATCAGCAAG GATAGACGTTATTCTGACTTGACTGAGGACCAGCTGCCATCCTGTGAGAGTCTGAAGGACACTATTGCACGAGCACTACCATTCTGGAATGAGGAGATCGTGCCTCAAATCAAGGAGGGAAAGAGAGTGTTGATTGCTGCTCATGGAAACAGTTTGAGAGGGATTGTGAAACATTTAGAAG GTATGTCTGAGGAAGCCATCATGGAGCTGAATCTGCCCACAGGCATCCCTATACTTTATGAGCTGGACAAGAACCTGAAGCCTATCAAGCCCATGCAGTTCCTTGGAGATGAGGAAACTGTTCGCAAGGCCATGGAGGCTGTGGCTGCCCAGGGCAAAGCAAAGAAATAG